The following proteins are co-located in the Microcystis wesenbergii NRERC-220 genome:
- a CDS encoding Re/Si-specific NAD(P)(+) transhydrogenase subunit alpha codes for MKIGVIKESDQGEARVALVPDTVARLVKAGFEVIVQNGAGISANFADSAYSAVGAALSENSEYIYETADIILKVVPPSDSEIDRLKNGGILIGFLDPLRQPRRIAKLAERGITALSMELIPRSSRAQSMDALSSQANLAGYKAVLLAAVELPKMFPMMTTAAGTIAPAKVLVLGAGVAGLQACATARRLGAVVEAFDIRPQVKEEVQSVGAKFIEMPLEEDTVADNGYAKEVSLSTQERICQALTEPIKRADVVITTAQVPGKQAPLLVTKEMIATMKPGSVIVDLAAEQGGNCAYTQPGREIIENGVKIVGAVNLPATVATNASQMYAKNLQMLLQLLVSKDGSLNLDFADDIINSACVTHAGEIRNQRIKSALSEQLSAF; via the coding sequence ATGAAAATCGGCGTAATCAAAGAAAGTGACCAAGGCGAGGCGCGGGTGGCGCTAGTGCCGGATACCGTCGCCCGTTTAGTCAAGGCGGGATTTGAGGTAATTGTCCAAAATGGGGCGGGAATTAGCGCTAACTTTGCCGATAGTGCCTATAGTGCCGTGGGAGCCGCCCTGAGCGAAAACAGCGAATATATCTATGAAACTGCTGATATTATTCTCAAAGTCGTCCCTCCTAGCGATAGCGAGATCGATCGCCTGAAAAATGGTGGTATCCTCATCGGCTTTCTCGATCCCCTGCGTCAACCCCGGCGCATTGCCAAATTAGCCGAGCGCGGGATCACCGCTTTGAGCATGGAATTAATTCCCCGCAGTAGTCGCGCCCAGAGCATGGATGCCCTCTCCTCTCAGGCTAACCTCGCCGGTTACAAAGCGGTACTCCTCGCCGCCGTTGAGCTGCCGAAAATGTTCCCGATGATGACTACCGCCGCCGGTACGATCGCCCCAGCCAAAGTGCTGGTATTGGGGGCAGGAGTTGCCGGATTGCAAGCTTGCGCTACCGCCCGCCGTTTGGGGGCAGTGGTGGAGGCTTTTGATATTCGTCCCCAAGTCAAAGAAGAAGTACAGAGTGTCGGGGCGAAATTTATTGAAATGCCCCTAGAAGAAGATACCGTCGCCGATAACGGTTACGCCAAAGAGGTTTCTCTTAGCACACAGGAGCGCATTTGTCAAGCCCTAACGGAACCAATTAAGCGGGCTGATGTGGTGATCACCACCGCCCAAGTACCGGGGAAACAGGCCCCGCTGCTAGTTACCAAAGAAATGATCGCCACCATGAAACCGGGGTCGGTAATCGTTGATTTAGCGGCGGAACAGGGCGGAAATTGCGCCTACACCCAACCGGGACGAGAAATCATCGAAAATGGGGTAAAAATCGTCGGAGCCGTTAATCTTCCTGCCACAGTGGCCACCAATGCCAGCCAGATGTACGCCAAAAACCTGCAAATGCTGCTACAGCTTCTAGTCAGCAAAGACGGCAGTTTAAACCTCGATTTTGCCGATGACATCATTAATAGTGCCTGTGTCACCCACGCTGGCGAAATCCGCAACCAACGCATTAAATCCGCCCTCAGTGAACAGTTATCAGCTTTTTAG
- a CDS encoding PspA/IM30 family protein gives MRDDLSNLRSSIIEVIALQKRAEQQYNQAQAEVLKWEERVKLALDKGDKSLAQEANIKKKHHINTANIIKNQLEKLNIQVDKLKEKLPILERKINEKSIGSIDTSIDKAVFEVPEGKVRQLQDPSQIYDELDGMAIEKKLPRLDMAEIITLQKRAEQQYNQELAEILKWDRRAKLARYEVDYSLVREAFRQKENHINIANIIKSQIEQIKTQVDTLQKNLTIFENGNNSIYRSAFERMEAKFIQLESSSQVDGELVNIGIENQFAALESGSDVDDELALLKAQMSGGALPGTTSNQSNLPPATTVRDSVVDAELEELRSKLKEL, from the coding sequence ATGCGGGATGATTTATCTAATTTACGTTCCTCAATTATCGAAGTAATTGCCTTACAAAAAAGAGCCGAACAACAGTACAACCAAGCACAAGCTGAGGTTTTAAAATGGGAAGAAAGAGTTAAACTCGCTCTAGATAAAGGTGATAAGTCTCTGGCACAAGAAGCTAATATAAAGAAAAAACATCACATTAATACCGCAAATATTATTAAAAATCAACTGGAAAAACTGAATATCCAAGTTGATAAACTGAAAGAAAAATTGCCGATTTTAGAAAGAAAGATTAACGAAAAAAGTATCGGCAGTATAGATACTAGCATTGACAAGGCGGTTTTTGAAGTCCCAGAGGGAAAAGTTAGACAATTGCAAGATCCTAGTCAAATTTATGACGAATTGGACGGGATGGCAATCGAAAAGAAATTACCAAGATTAGACATGGCCGAAATAATCACTTTACAAAAAAGAGCAGAACAACAATATAATCAAGAACTAGCGGAAATTTTAAAATGGGACAGGAGAGCTAAATTAGCTAGATATGAAGTAGATTATTCCCTTGTTAGAGAAGCTTTTAGACAAAAAGAGAATCATATTAATATCGCCAATATCATCAAAAGTCAGATCGAACAAATTAAAACTCAAGTCGATACTTTACAAAAAAACTTAACTATTTTTGAGAATGGGAACAATAGTATTTACCGTTCAGCTTTTGAGCGCATGGAAGCAAAATTTATCCAGTTAGAATCCAGTAGTCAAGTTGACGGTGAATTGGTTAACATCGGCATCGAAAATCAATTCGCTGCCCTAGAATCGGGTAGCGATGTGGATGATGAATTAGCACTGCTAAAAGCACAAATGTCCGGGGGAGCATTACCGGGTACAACTTCTAATCAAAGCAATTTACCCCCAGCAACTACCGTCAGGGATTCGGTAGTGGATGCAGAATTAGAGGAATTGCGATCGAAGTTAAAAGAACTGTAA
- a CDS encoding tetratricopeptide repeat protein, giving the protein MQGLLRKLWRAIENFFTRLLGGQGGKGKVQAIESVPLTDTDYEFLYMQLLDGVAHGWHEGRILRFFEKLGDRGRQKDWVEWLERFGTRLQSSASLNQLLATRMIRLGELARAFPGIERIGEASYEIGYQLYTKETATLIWEYAGEDEDPGSYTVATPENLLYSSETSDFNGADPENPQLETLTLDELFNRLHNDPTLAGQMAEQLGIENKDAESIINSLIAQFSSQEGKNPETAADWFNQGLEQANLGNWSNAIADWEQALKIDPQLASAWHNRGGALAMIGNYEEALNSYDRALEITPNDHQVINARGSALYGLQRWQEALECWQQVLEADDNFYQAWYNRGSTLENLGETQAAIACYQKALGIAPDFELAQTRLDALLGQKPPEDDGNPPA; this is encoded by the coding sequence ATGCAGGGACTTTTAAGAAAACTTTGGCGCGCGATAGAAAACTTTTTTACCCGACTTTTGGGGGGACAAGGGGGAAAGGGGAAAGTACAAGCGATCGAATCTGTTCCCCTAACCGATACAGATTACGAATTTCTCTATATGCAGTTACTCGATGGAGTGGCCCACGGTTGGCACGAAGGCAGAATTCTGAGATTTTTTGAAAAACTGGGCGATCGAGGTCGGCAAAAAGATTGGGTAGAATGGTTAGAGCGCTTTGGGACCCGTCTGCAATCCTCCGCTTCCCTTAACCAACTTCTCGCCACCAGAATGATTCGTTTAGGAGAATTAGCCCGCGCTTTCCCCGGAATTGAACGTATTGGTGAAGCTTCCTACGAGATCGGTTATCAACTCTACACCAAAGAAACTGCCACTTTAATCTGGGAATACGCCGGCGAAGATGAGGACCCGGGCAGTTATACTGTTGCTACCCCAGAAAATCTCTTATATTCCAGTGAAACTAGCGATTTTAACGGTGCTGACCCAGAAAATCCCCAATTAGAAACCCTCACCCTCGATGAATTATTTAACCGTCTGCACAACGATCCTACCCTAGCGGGCCAAATGGCCGAACAATTAGGCATCGAAAATAAGGACGCAGAAAGCATTATTAATAGTCTGATCGCTCAATTTTCCTCCCAGGAGGGTAAAAACCCTGAAACTGCCGCAGATTGGTTTAATCAGGGCTTAGAACAGGCAAATTTAGGCAATTGGTCAAATGCGATCGCTGATTGGGAACAGGCCCTGAAGATCGATCCCCAATTAGCCTCGGCCTGGCATAATCGTGGTGGTGCCTTAGCCATGATTGGTAACTACGAAGAAGCTTTAAATAGTTATGATCGCGCCCTAGAAATCACCCCCAACGATCACCAAGTCATTAACGCTAGAGGCAGCGCCCTATACGGACTGCAACGTTGGCAAGAAGCCTTAGAATGTTGGCAACAGGTGCTAGAAGCGGACGATAATTTTTATCAAGCTTGGTACAATCGCGGCAGTACCCTAGAAAATTTGGGCGAAACCCAAGCAGCGATCGCCTGTTATCAAAAAGCTTTAGGGATTGCGCCGGATTTTGAGCTTGCCCAAACTCGTCTAGACGCTTTACTAGGGCAAAAACCGCCCGAAGACGACGGTAATCCCCCCGCCTGA
- a CDS encoding NAD(P) transhydrogenase subunit alpha, with protein MTAQLLTALVVFVLASFVGFEVINKVPPTLHTPLMSGANAISGIAVVGALLIAGGTDWHELTVILGLIAVILAMVNVVGGFVVTDRMLQMFKKKEAKS; from the coding sequence ATGACTGCCCAACTTTTAACCGCTTTAGTGGTATTTGTCCTCGCTTCCTTTGTCGGTTTCGAGGTAATCAATAAAGTCCCTCCCACTCTCCATACACCCCTGATGTCGGGAGCGAATGCAATTTCAGGTATCGCCGTTGTTGGTGCGCTCCTCATCGCCGGAGGCACGGATTGGCACGAATTAACCGTAATTTTAGGGTTAATTGCCGTTATTTTGGCGATGGTTAACGTGGTCGGTGGTTTTGTCGTTACCGATCGAATGCTGCAAATGTTCAAGAAAAAAGAGGCTAAATCATGA
- a CDS encoding leucyl aminopeptidase, with the protein MDIRSTDTSLLTWTGDTLALGLPEGAIEIAGELAELNDKLGGNLGDLISETEFEGKLGSSAATRLGGGGPIRKLILVGLGKTADFDLQTLRLAAAAIARLAKQQKSQALAISLPVVGDQSATAGAITEGLLLANHQDTRFKSTKEEKGAKLATVELLGLGEQSSAIANAEQICSGVILARELVNAPANTVTPLTMAETAEQIASEYGLSLKILEQEECESLGMGAFLGVAKASDIPPKFLHLIYKPQGTPKRKLAIVGKSLTFDSGGLNIKGAGSGIETMKMDMGGGAATLGAAKAIAQLRPEVEVHFICPATENMISGRAMHPGDILTASNGKTIEVNNTDAEGRLTLADGLVFAEKLEVDAIVDLATLTGACVVALGDDIAGLWSSDESLADQLQEAAKLAGEKFWPMPLEEKYFEGLKSQIADMKNTGPRPGGSITAALFLKQFINNTPWLHLDIAGPVWSDKENGVNNAGATGFPVRTLVNWVMANN; encoded by the coding sequence ATGGATATTCGATCGACTGACACCTCGCTCCTTACTTGGACAGGAGATACTTTAGCCCTAGGTTTACCAGAAGGAGCCATCGAGATTGCAGGAGAATTGGCAGAATTAAACGATAAACTAGGGGGAAACCTAGGGGATCTCATCTCCGAGACGGAATTCGAGGGAAAATTAGGCAGCAGTGCGGCGACTCGTCTAGGTGGTGGTGGTCCGATTCGCAAATTAATCCTGGTGGGATTGGGAAAAACTGCCGATTTCGACCTGCAAACCCTGCGTCTAGCGGCCGCCGCGATCGCTCGTCTGGCCAAACAACAAAAAAGCCAAGCTCTGGCCATCAGTTTACCGGTAGTTGGTGATCAGTCCGCCACCGCCGGAGCAATCACGGAAGGACTACTACTGGCCAATCATCAGGATACCCGCTTCAAGTCCACTAAAGAGGAAAAAGGAGCCAAATTAGCAACCGTCGAGTTATTGGGTTTAGGAGAACAATCATCGGCGATCGCTAACGCCGAGCAAATCTGTTCCGGGGTGATTCTGGCCAGAGAATTAGTCAATGCTCCCGCTAACACCGTCACCCCCCTGACCATGGCAGAAACCGCCGAGCAAATTGCCAGCGAATACGGATTAAGTCTGAAAATTCTGGAACAGGAAGAATGCGAAAGCTTGGGGATGGGAGCCTTCTTAGGAGTAGCCAAAGCCTCGGATATTCCCCCGAAATTCCTTCATTTAATCTATAAACCCCAAGGGACCCCGAAACGTAAACTAGCAATCGTTGGCAAAAGTTTAACCTTTGATTCCGGCGGTTTGAATATTAAAGGGGCCGGCAGTGGCATCGAAACCATGAAAATGGATATGGGAGGTGGTGCCGCCACCCTAGGGGCAGCCAAGGCGATCGCCCAATTACGGCCAGAAGTGGAAGTACACTTTATCTGTCCGGCTACGGAAAATATGATTAGTGGTCGCGCTATGCACCCCGGGGACATTTTAACCGCTTCTAATGGCAAAACTATTGAAGTCAATAACACCGATGCCGAGGGACGATTAACCCTGGCCGATGGCTTGGTTTTTGCGGAAAAATTAGAGGTGGATGCGATCGTGGATCTAGCCACTTTAACCGGGGCCTGTGTCGTTGCTTTGGGAGACGATATCGCCGGTTTATGGAGTAGCGATGAGAGTCTCGCTGATCAACTCCAAGAGGCCGCTAAATTAGCCGGCGAAAAATTCTGGCCGATGCCCCTAGAAGAAAAATATTTCGAGGGGCTGAAGTCTCAAATTGCCGATATGAAAAACACCGGCCCGCGCCCCGGCGGTTCCATTACAGCCGCTTTATTTTTGAAGCAATTCATTAATAACACTCCCTGGCTGCACCTAGATATCGCGGGTCCCGTCTGGTCCGACAAGGAAAATGGCGTTAATAATGCCGGGGCCACCGGTTTTCCCGTCCGCACTCTAGTTAATTGGGTGATGGCCAATAATTAA
- a CDS encoding NAD(P)(+) transhydrogenase (Re/Si-specific) subunit beta, with the protein MNNALTTGIELSYLLAAILFIIGLKQLSSPATARQGNFLAAIGMLIAVIATLINQEILSYGLIAVALVIGSIIGLVSAQKVPMTAMPQMVAIFNGLGGAASALIAIGEYWRLLQSGENIAFDSILIAILGILIGGVTFTGSVLAFAKLQELISGAPVTFPFQQPFNILLLLTFLGGSVYLFFDPTSIDVFLTLVALSLIFGALFVLPIGGGDMPVVISLLNSFSGLAASVVGFILMNSMLIIAGALVGASGIILTQIMCKAMNRSLASVLFGAFGTGASAGGEASATSSLDKSVHAIDSEEGAMMLGYARSVVIVPGYGMAVAQAQHAVRELAEQLEKNGVEVKYAIHPVAGRMPGHMNVLLAEANVPYPQLYDMDDINPEFERVDVALIIGANDVVNPAARHDKASPIYGMPILDVDKAQHTIVIKRSMRSGFAGVENELFYNPKTFMLFGSAQDVVAQLVSQVKDLS; encoded by the coding sequence ATGAATAATGCCCTTACCACAGGGATCGAGTTATCCTATCTACTGGCCGCCATTTTATTTATCATCGGTCTTAAACAATTATCTTCCCCCGCTACCGCCCGTCAAGGCAATTTTCTGGCTGCCATCGGGATGCTAATCGCCGTTATTGCCACCTTAATCAATCAAGAAATCCTCAGCTATGGTTTAATCGCCGTAGCGTTGGTGATTGGCTCAATTATCGGCTTAGTTTCGGCGCAAAAAGTCCCGATGACGGCTATGCCCCAAATGGTGGCGATTTTTAACGGTTTAGGCGGTGCTGCCAGTGCTTTAATTGCCATTGGCGAATACTGGCGTTTACTGCAAAGTGGTGAAAATATTGCCTTTGACTCGATACTGATCGCTATTTTGGGTATATTGATCGGCGGTGTCACTTTTACCGGTAGTGTCCTCGCTTTTGCCAAATTACAGGAATTAATCAGTGGCGCGCCCGTAACTTTTCCTTTCCAACAACCCTTTAACATTCTCTTGCTACTCACCTTTTTAGGGGGTAGTGTCTATCTCTTTTTTGATCCCACCTCGATCGATGTTTTCCTGACCTTGGTGGCACTTTCCTTAATTTTCGGGGCTTTATTCGTGCTTCCCATCGGCGGCGGCGATATGCCCGTGGTTATCTCCCTCTTAAACTCTTTTTCGGGACTTGCCGCCAGCGTAGTCGGTTTTATCCTGATGAATAGTATGTTGATCATCGCCGGTGCTTTGGTGGGTGCGTCGGGGATTATCCTGACTCAGATCATGTGTAAAGCCATGAATCGATCGCTGGCTAGTGTACTATTTGGGGCATTCGGTACAGGTGCTAGTGCCGGAGGCGAAGCCAGCGCCACTTCTAGCCTTGATAAATCGGTTCATGCTATTGATTCAGAAGAAGGGGCAATGATGCTCGGTTATGCGCGTTCTGTGGTGATTGTACCCGGTTACGGCATGGCGGTGGCCCAAGCACAACACGCGGTGCGAGAATTAGCCGAACAGTTGGAAAAAAATGGCGTTGAGGTTAAATATGCTATTCACCCCGTGGCGGGAAGAATGCCAGGACACATGAATGTATTATTGGCCGAAGCTAATGTTCCCTATCCGCAACTCTACGATATGGATGATATTAATCCTGAGTTTGAGCGCGTCGATGTGGCGTTAATTATTGGGGCGAATGATGTGGTTAATCCCGCTGCCCGTCACGATAAAGCTAGTCCCATTTATGGAATGCCGATTCTGGACGTGGATAAGGCACAGCACACGATCGTGATTAAGCGCAGTATGCGATCGGGTTTTGCCGGGGTAGAAAACGAATTATTCTACAATCCCAAAACCTTTATGCTCTTTGGTAGCGCTCAAGATGTGGTAGCACAATTAGTATCACAAGTCAAGGATTTGTCATAA